One Triticum dicoccoides isolate Atlit2015 ecotype Zavitan chromosome 5B, WEW_v2.0, whole genome shotgun sequence genomic window carries:
- the LOC119311948 gene encoding cold-regulated 413 plasma membrane protein 1-like, translating to MAPSSFLAMKTGAAAGASEAAQALLESDLRELGLAARKLANHAIVLGGGLGFGRHFLKWLAFIAAVYLLVLDRTNWKTNMLTGLLVPYIFFTLPGVLFSLVRGEVGAWIAFVVVILRLFFPRHFPDWLELPGSLILLTVVAPSLFADHFRNDLVGVFICLAIGCYLLQEHIRVSGGFREAFRKANGVSNTIGIVLLFVYPVWVLVLWLL from the exons ATGGCGCCGTCGTCGTTCCTCGCGATGAAAacgggcgcggcggccggcgcgtcGGAGGCGGCGCAGGCGCTGCTCGAGTCGGACCTGCGGGAGCTGGGCCTGGCCGCGCGGAAGCTCGCCAACCACGCCATCGTCCTCGGCGGCGGCCTCGGCTTCGGCCGCCACTTCCTCAAATGGCTCGCCTTCATCGCCGCCGT ATACCTCTTGGTATTGGACCGGACAAACTGGAAGACCAACATGCTGACGGGACTCTTGGTCCCTTACATTTTCTTCACCCTGCCTGGTGTGCTGTTCTCCCTCGTAAG GGGAGAGGTTGGTGCCTGGATTGCATTCGTTGTAGTCATCCTGCGGCTCTTCTTCCCGCGTCACTTCCCTG ATTGGCTAGAGCTGCCTGGGTCTCTGATTCTTCTCACGGTGGTCGCCCCCAGCCTCTTCGCGGACCACTTCAGGAACGACCTCGTCGGCGTCTTCATATGCCTCGCCATCGGGTGCTACCTGCTTCAAGAGCACATCAGGGTGTCAGGAGGCTTCCGGGAGGCCTTCAGGAAGGCCAATGGCGTGTCCAACACCATCGGCATCGTCCTGCTCTTCGTCTACCCAGTCTGGGTCCTGGTGCTCTGGCTCCTGTAG
- the LOC119311947 gene encoding cold-regulated 413 plasma membrane protein 1-like, whose protein sequence is MAKSFLAMKTGPAAGASEASQALLESDLRELTMAARKLANHAIVLGGGIGFIGTFSPFIFFCCRYLLVLDKTNWKTNMLTGLLVPYIFFTMPGLLFGFIRGEIGAWIAFVVVVLRLFFPRHFPDWLELPGSLILLTVVAPAIFADTFRGSWLIIGVGVCLVIGCYLLHEHIKASGGLKEAFQKPNGWSNTIGILLLFIYPVWAVVMWFL, encoded by the exons ATGGCAAAGTCGTTCCTCGCGATGAAGACGGGCCCGGCGGCCGGCGCGTCGGAGGCGTCGCAGGCGCTGCTGGAGTCGGACCTGCGGGAGCTGACCATGGCGGCGCGGAAGCTCGCCAACCACGCCATCGTCCTCGGCGGCGGCATCGGCTTCATCGGCACTTT CTCGCCGTTTATCTTCTTCTGCTGCAGATATCTGTTGGTGCTGGACAAGACGAACTGGAAGACCAACATGCTGACGGGCCTCTTGGTCCCTTACATTTTCTTCACCATGCCCGGTCTGCTCTTCGGCTTCATAAG GGGAGAGATTGGTGCTTGGATTGCGTTCGTTGTTGTCGTCCTGCGGCTGTTCTTTCCACGCCACTTCCCTG ATTGGCTGGAGCTGCCTGGCTCTCTGATCCTCCTCACGGTGGTCGCCCCCGCCATCTTCGCGGACACCTTCAGGGGCTCCTGGCTCATCATCGGCGTCGGCGTGTGCCTGGTCATCGGGTGCTACCTGCTCCACGAGCACATCAAGGCGTCGGGGGGCCTCAAGGAGGCCTTCCAGAAGCCCAATGGCTGGTCCAACACCATCggcatcctcctcctcttcatctaccCGGTCTGGGCCGTCGTCATGTGGTTCCTGTAG